The Streptomyces sp. HUAS MG91 sequence GGCGACCGCGGGAGTCGCGGTCAGTCCCGCGAGTGCGGCGGTGGCCGCCAGCGCCGCGGCCGCGCGCCGCGCGGAGGCGAAGGAAGCCATGGAGGCCATGGATGCCACGGTGTCTGCTCCCCCTAGGAGTTCTGCGTCTGCTTGGCGGCATCGGTCGTCAGATCCGGGCCGGACGGCAGGAGCTTGGACCACTGGATGGGCACGTACACCTTCTGCGCCTTCTCGTACCCGAGACGGACCTGCGCCTGGTTGACCTCTTGCTTGTCGCTGCCCGACTTGACGTCGGAGTCGTTGCCGACGGGGATGTGGTAGCGCAGGCCGGTGTCGGTCACCAGGTAGTTGAAGCCGGTTTTCGACTTGCCCTCCGCGTCCTGGTAGAGCAGACCGCTGCCCGGGCTGACGTACGAGGAAGCGCTCGCCGCGATCGACTTGATGGGCAGGGACGAACCGGCCCAGGTGGTCAGGTCGGTCGCCTCGCCGCCGCCGTAGACGGAGCAGGAGGTGTCCTTCTGCCCGCCGTTGGCCAGGGAGACCGCCAGGGAGGGCCAGGACTCGGCGCCCGCCAGCTTTCCTGCCTTCTCGGGCTCGATGTCGACCTGGTTGACCGTCGTCGTCCGCGAGTCGGCGAGCGTCTCCTTGAGCAGGGCCGTCTGGAACTCCGTGATGGGGATGAGCCGGTCCTGCTCGACCAGGTAGTGCTGGCCGTTGCGGGTCCGCAGCAGGGTGCCCGTGGTGCGGAACTTGTCGGGCACGCCGTTCGCCCGCGACGGCTGTCCGTCGTTCGGTACGGCCGGCATCGAGATCGGCTGCGGGCTCGTCCTGAGCGTGCTCAGCCAGTTGTCCGTGACCGTGCGCGGTTCGGCGCCGTCACCGAAGAGGGTGCGGATGAGTGCGGCGAGGTCTCCGGTGCTGCTCGCCTTCAG is a genomic window containing:
- the eccB gene encoding type VII secretion protein EccB, with product MASRRDELNAYNFSRKRTVASFLKPLPNGSVESAPKPLKHAISGIVMSVVILAGFGACGMLSPVAPEGWDTPEAGIIVTDPSATRYVVLKSGKKDKKTGKDTPVLHPVLNLASARLLLDPKNSGEGSVKTVKEKFLDDSNIAQGAMVGIPYAPDRLPNDKDAGTPKVWALCEQASSDSTDRKSVQQTVLVLDSQDAKKVSEKGSGKLAGNQALYVQNKSGTPYLVSSNGVAYELKASSTGDLAALIRTLFGDGAEPRTVTDNWLSTLRTSPQPISMPAVPNDGQPSRANGVPDKFRTTGTLLRTRNGQHYLVEQDRLIPITEFQTALLKETLADSRTTTVNQVDIEPEKAGKLAGAESWPSLAVSLANGGQKDTSCSVYGGGEATDLTTWAGSSLPIKSIAASASSYVSPGSGLLYQDAEGKSKTGFNYLVTDTGLRYHIPVGNDSDVKSGSDKQEVNQAQVRLGYEKAQKVYVPIQWSKLLPSGPDLTTDAAKQTQNS